One genomic window of Pigmentiphaga litoralis includes the following:
- a CDS encoding 16S rRNA (uracil(1498)-N(3))-methyltransferase, with translation MSLPRFFVDLPLAPNTRVPLPADIAHHAFRVLRLRDGEDVILFNGQGGQVPARLEAEGKGGWAALGDHDPREAELPGRITLVQGIASGDKMDWVIEKAVEVGAHAIQPIAATRSVLRLSGDRLDKRLVHWRRITVAACEQSGRNRVPQVFAPLTAEQYFLSGSGDLSSAPLRLICDPDAKDRLTILATQRPGDLANGVELLIGPEGGWSPEEMALAARHGVQPVRFGDRVLRTETAGIALVSALSATLGWI, from the coding sequence ATGTCTCTCCCACGTTTTTTCGTTGATCTTCCTCTTGCCCCGAACACCCGCGTCCCGCTTCCCGCCGACATCGCGCACCACGCTTTCCGGGTGCTGCGGCTGCGCGACGGCGAAGACGTCATCCTGTTCAATGGACAGGGTGGACAGGTCCCGGCGCGGCTGGAAGCCGAAGGCAAGGGCGGCTGGGCGGCGCTGGGTGACCACGACCCGCGCGAAGCCGAACTGCCCGGCCGCATTACCCTGGTCCAGGGCATCGCTTCCGGCGACAAGATGGACTGGGTGATCGAAAAGGCGGTTGAAGTCGGCGCCCATGCCATCCAGCCCATCGCGGCGACCCGGTCGGTGCTGCGCCTGTCGGGCGACCGGCTCGACAAACGCCTGGTGCACTGGCGCCGCATCACGGTGGCGGCCTGCGAGCAATCCGGCCGCAACCGGGTGCCGCAGGTCTTCGCGCCGCTGACGGCCGAGCAGTACTTTCTGTCGGGTTCCGGCGATCTTTCATCCGCCCCGCTGCGCCTGATCTGCGACCCCGACGCCAAGGACCGCCTCACGATACTCGCGACCCAGCGCCCCGGCGACCTGGCAAATGGCGTAGAACTCCTGATTGGTCCGGAAGGAGGATGGTCACCCGAAGAAATGGCCCTGGCCGCCCGCCACGGCGTGCAGCCCGTGCGTTTCGGCGACCGCGTGCTGCGGACCGAAACCGCCGGGATCGCCCTGGTGTCGGCGTTGAGCGCCACGCTGGGCTGGATCTGA
- the tkt gene encoding transketolase, with protein sequence MSKQAAPHSSMANAIRALAMDAVQQANSGHPGAPMGMAEIAQALWNRHLRHNPANPAWADRDRFVLSNGHGSMLIYALLHLTGYDLPMSELRNFRQMHSRTPGHPEVGITPGVETTTGPLGQGVSNAVGMALAEALLATEFNRPGLPIVDHFTYAFVGDGCLMEGVSHEVASLAGTLKLSKLVVLYDANGISIDGHIEPWFGDDTAKRFEAYGWNVIRDVDGHDVDAVDAAIGSAKAQATAAGGKPTLIVCKTVIGKGAPTMAGTHNVHGAPLGDKEISATRAAIDWQHAPFEIPADVYAAWDAKEAGQSAESTWNKCFAEYRTQFPDLAAEFERRMKGDLPADFSDTLARIVAQTADKQETLASRKASQQMIAALVDVLPEMLGGSADLTGSNFTDWKGVAAVRPGEQGIQFGRHINYGVREFGMSAIMNGIALHGGYLPFGGTFLTFADYSRNALRMAALMKQRVVFVFTHDSIGLGEDGPTHQSVEHAASLRLIPNLSVWRPCDTTETAVAWGAAVERPSSIGMQVRAGGPTALLLSRQNLPFVERDQDTIAAVARGGYVLRDALGAAAVIIATGSEVGLALAAQEALAAEGVLVRVVSMPSTDVFDRQDADWREKVLPKGLPRVAVEAGVTDFWRKYVGLEGDVVGIDTFGESAPAGVLFKHFGFTAEHVAAAVKKVIG encoded by the coding sequence ATGAGCAAGCAAGCTGCCCCTCATTCATCGATGGCCAACGCGATTCGCGCGCTGGCGATGGATGCCGTTCAACAGGCCAATTCGGGCCACCCCGGCGCGCCCATGGGCATGGCCGAGATCGCCCAGGCGCTGTGGAACCGGCACCTGCGCCACAACCCCGCCAATCCGGCGTGGGCCGATCGCGACCGCTTCGTGCTGTCGAACGGGCATGGCTCGATGCTCATTTACGCCTTGCTGCACCTGACCGGCTACGACCTGCCGATGTCCGAGCTGCGCAACTTCCGGCAAATGCATTCCCGCACGCCTGGCCATCCCGAAGTGGGTATTACCCCCGGGGTAGAAACCACCACCGGTCCGCTGGGCCAGGGCGTCTCGAACGCCGTCGGCATGGCGCTGGCCGAAGCGCTGCTGGCCACCGAATTCAACCGCCCGGGCCTGCCCATCGTCGACCACTTCACCTATGCATTCGTGGGTGACGGCTGCCTGATGGAAGGCGTGTCGCACGAAGTCGCCTCGCTGGCGGGCACGCTCAAGCTGTCCAAGCTGGTCGTGCTGTACGACGCGAACGGCATTTCGATCGACGGTCACATCGAACCCTGGTTCGGCGACGACACCGCCAAACGTTTCGAAGCCTATGGCTGGAACGTGATCCGCGACGTCGACGGCCACGATGTGGACGCGGTCGACGCCGCTATCGGCAGCGCCAAGGCGCAGGCCACGGCAGCGGGCGGCAAGCCCACCCTGATCGTCTGCAAGACGGTGATCGGCAAGGGCGCGCCCACGATGGCCGGCACGCACAACGTGCACGGCGCGCCGCTGGGCGACAAGGAAATCTCGGCCACGCGCGCCGCCATCGACTGGCAGCATGCGCCGTTCGAGATCCCGGCCGACGTGTACGCCGCCTGGGACGCGAAGGAAGCCGGCCAGTCCGCCGAGTCGACCTGGAACAAGTGCTTTGCCGAGTACCGCACGCAGTTCCCCGACCTGGCCGCCGAGTTCGAACGCCGCATGAAGGGTGACCTGCCTGCCGATTTTTCGGACACGCTGGCGCGCATCGTGGCGCAGACGGCCGACAAGCAGGAAACGCTGGCCAGCCGCAAGGCGTCCCAGCAGATGATCGCGGCGCTGGTCGACGTGCTGCCTGAAATGCTGGGCGGATCGGCCGACCTGACCGGATCGAACTTCACGGACTGGAAGGGCGTGGCCGCGGTACGGCCTGGCGAGCAGGGCATCCAGTTCGGCCGCCACATCAACTACGGCGTGCGCGAATTCGGCATGAGCGCCATCATGAACGGGATCGCGCTGCACGGCGGCTACCTGCCGTTCGGCGGCACCTTCCTGACCTTTGCCGACTATTCGCGCAATGCGCTGCGGATGGCGGCGTTGATGAAACAACGCGTGGTGTTCGTGTTCACGCACGATTCGATCGGCCTGGGCGAAGACGGCCCGACCCATCAATCCGTGGAACACGCCGCCAGCCTGCGCCTGATCCCGAACCTGTCGGTATGGCGTCCGTGCGACACGACCGAAACGGCGGTGGCCTGGGGCGCGGCGGTCGAACGTCCCTCCAGCATCGGCATGCAGGTGCGTGCCGGCGGCCCGACGGCGCTGCTGCTGTCGCGCCAGAACCTGCCTTTCGTTGAACGTGACCAGGACACCATCGCGGCCGTGGCGCGCGGCGGCTATGTGCTGCGTGACGCGCTGGGCGCGGCCGCGGTGATCATTGCCACGGGTTCCGAAGTGGGCCTGGCGCTCGCCGCGCAAGAAGCGCTGGCGGCCGAAGGCGTGCTGGTGCGCGTCGTGTCGATGCCGAGCACCGATGTGTTCGACCGGCAGGACGCCGACTGGCGCGAGAAGGTCTTGCCCAAGGGTCTGCCGCGCGTTGCAGTCGAAGCCGGCGTGACCGATTTCTGGCGCAAGTACGTGGGCCTGGAAGGCGACGTGGTCGGCATCGACACCTTTGGCGAGTCCGCCCCGGCAGGTGTCCTGTTCAAGCATTTCGGCTTCACCGCGGAACATGTCGCGGCTGCGGTCAAGAAAGTGATTGGTTGA
- the gap gene encoding type I glyceraldehyde-3-phosphate dehydrogenase → MTIRVAINGYGRIGRNVLRAHYEGGKKHDIEIVAINDLGDPKTNAHLTQYDTAHGKFPGTVTVDGDYMVVNGDKIRVLANRNPAELPWGELNVDVVMECTGFFTTKEKASAHIKGGAKKVIISAPGGKDVDATIVYGVNHNVLKSTDTVISNASCTTNCLAPLVQPLHAKLGLVSGLMTTIHSYTNDQVLTDVYHEDLRRARSATHSMIPTKTGAAAAVGLVMPELNGKLDGFAIRVPTINVSLVDLSFVASRDTTVEEVNAIMKEAAEGELKGILDYNTAPLVSVDFNHNPASSSFDATLTKVIGNLVKVSSWYDNEWGFSNRMLDTTIALTSAK, encoded by the coding sequence ATGACCATCCGTGTCGCGATCAATGGCTACGGCCGCATCGGCCGCAACGTCCTTCGTGCCCATTACGAAGGCGGCAAGAAGCATGACATCGAAATCGTTGCGATCAACGACCTGGGCGATCCCAAGACCAACGCCCACCTGACGCAGTACGACACGGCCCATGGCAAGTTCCCGGGTACGGTCACCGTCGACGGCGACTACATGGTCGTGAACGGCGACAAGATCCGCGTTCTGGCCAACCGCAACCCGGCCGAACTGCCGTGGGGCGAGCTGAACGTCGACGTCGTCATGGAGTGCACGGGCTTCTTCACCACGAAGGAAAAGGCCAGCGCGCACATCAAGGGCGGCGCCAAGAAGGTCATCATCTCGGCCCCGGGCGGCAAGGATGTGGACGCAACGATCGTCTACGGCGTGAACCACAACGTCCTGAAGTCGACCGACACCGTCATCTCGAACGCATCGTGCACGACCAACTGCCTGGCTCCGCTGGTGCAGCCGCTGCACGCCAAGCTGGGCCTCGTGTCGGGCCTGATGACCACGATCCACTCGTACACCAACGACCAGGTCCTGACCGACGTCTATCACGAAGACCTGCGCCGCGCCCGTTCGGCCACGCACAGCATGATCCCGACCAAGACCGGCGCCGCTGCCGCCGTGGGCCTGGTGATGCCGGAACTGAATGGCAAGCTGGATGGCTTTGCGATCCGCGTCCCGACCATCAACGTGTCGCTGGTCGACCTGTCGTTCGTTGCCTCGCGCGACACGACCGTTGAAGAAGTCAACGCCATCATGAAGGAAGCCGCCGAAGGCGAACTGAAGGGCATCCTGGACTACAACACCGCACCCCTGGTGTCGGTCGACTTCAACCACAACCCGGCCTCGAGCAGCTTTGATGCGACGCTGACCAAGGTCATCGGCAATCTGGTCAAGGTGTCGTCGTGGTACGACAACGAGTGGGGCTTCAGCAACCGCATGCTGGACACCACCATCGCCCTGACGTCGGCGAAGTAA
- a CDS encoding phosphoglycerate kinase — MSKVLTLSGLASEGKLKGKRVFIRADLNVPLGDQGQITEDTRIRASVPGIRLALDAGAAVMVTSHLGRPTEGTLTPADSLGVVGQRLSELLGKPVRLATDWVDGVDVAPGEVVLLENCRVNKGEKKNDEALSKKLAALCDVYVNDAFGTAHRAEATTHGIAKYAAVACAGPLLEAELDALGRALLAPKRPLVAIVAGSKVSSKLTILRALADKVDALIVGGGIANTFMLAKGLPIGKSLAEPDLVEEARAIIDLMQSRGAAVPIPTDVVCAKKFAADAPAETKAAADVADDDMILDIGPQTAAFLADSLKAAGTIVWNGPVGVFEFDAFENGTKTLAQAIAASPAFSIAGGGDTLAAIAKYGIADQVGYISTGGGAFLEFLEGKTLPAVAILQERAA, encoded by the coding sequence ATGAGCAAGGTCCTCACGCTGTCGGGTCTGGCGTCGGAAGGCAAGCTGAAGGGCAAGCGCGTATTCATCCGCGCCGACCTGAACGTGCCTCTTGGCGACCAGGGCCAGATCACGGAAGACACGCGCATCCGCGCGTCGGTGCCCGGCATCCGCCTGGCGCTGGACGCGGGCGCCGCCGTCATGGTGACGTCCCACCTCGGTCGTCCGACCGAAGGCACGCTGACCCCGGCCGATTCGCTGGGTGTCGTGGGCCAGCGCCTGTCCGAACTGCTGGGCAAGCCGGTCCGCCTGGCGACCGACTGGGTCGACGGCGTGGACGTGGCCCCGGGCGAAGTGGTTCTGCTCGAGAACTGCCGCGTCAACAAGGGTGAAAAGAAGAACGACGAAGCGCTGTCCAAAAAGCTGGCTGCGCTGTGCGACGTGTACGTGAACGATGCCTTCGGCACCGCGCACCGTGCCGAAGCCACCACCCACGGCATCGCAAAGTACGCGGCCGTAGCGTGCGCCGGTCCGCTGCTCGAAGCCGAACTGGACGCGCTGGGCCGCGCCCTGCTGGCGCCCAAGCGTCCGCTGGTCGCCATCGTGGCCGGTTCCAAGGTCTCGTCCAAGCTGACGATCCTGCGCGCGCTGGCCGACAAGGTCGACGCGCTGATCGTGGGCGGCGGCATCGCCAACACGTTCATGCTGGCCAAGGGCCTGCCGATCGGCAAGTCGCTGGCCGAGCCGGACCTGGTGGAAGAAGCCCGCGCGATCATCGATCTGATGCAATCGCGTGGCGCTGCCGTGCCGATCCCGACCGACGTCGTCTGCGCCAAGAAGTTTGCCGCCGACGCGCCTGCCGAGACCAAGGCGGCGGCCGACGTGGCCGACGACGACATGATCCTGGACATCGGCCCGCAAACGGCCGCCTTCCTGGCGGATTCGCTCAAGGCCGCCGGGACCATCGTCTGGAACGGCCCGGTGGGCGTGTTCGAGTTCGACGCGTTCGAAAACGGCACCAAAACGCTGGCCCAGGCCATCGCCGCGTCGCCGGCATTTTCGATCGCCGGTGGCGGCGACACGCTGGCCGCGATTGCCAAGTACGGCATTGCGGACCAGGTGGGATATATCTCGACCGGGGGTGGCGCTTTCCTGGAATTCCTGGAAGGCAAGACGCTCCCGGCCGTGGCGATCCTGCAGGAACGCGCCGCCTGA
- the fba gene encoding class II fructose-bisphosphate aldolase (catalyzes the reversible aldol condensation of dihydroxyacetonephosphate and glyceraldehyde 3-phosphate in the Calvin cycle, glycolysis, and/or gluconeogenesis), whose protein sequence is MALVSMRQLLDHAAENGYGIPAFNVNNLEQVQAIMEAANETDSPVIMQASAGARKYAGEGFLKALIAAAVDTYPHIPVVMHQDHGQSPKVCEGAINMGFSSVMMDGSLQEDGKTIADYEYNLDVTRRVVEMAHARGITVEGELGSLGSLETMMGDKEDGHGFEGTLTREQLLTDPEQAADFAKRTQIDALAIAIGTSHGAYKFSRKPTGDILAIDRIKEIHRRLPSTHLVMHGSSSVPQDQLAIIREFGGNMKETYGVPVEEIQEAIKHGVRKINIDTDIRLAMTAAIRKFFAENPEKFDPREYLKPAREAAKKICLQRYQEFGTAGNASKIKAVPLSEIATMYATGKLQQVVA, encoded by the coding sequence ATGGCCCTAGTTTCCATGCGTCAACTGCTCGATCACGCAGCAGAAAACGGTTACGGCATCCCCGCCTTCAACGTGAACAACCTGGAACAGGTCCAGGCCATCATGGAAGCGGCAAACGAGACCGACAGCCCGGTCATCATGCAAGCCTCGGCAGGCGCCCGCAAGTACGCTGGCGAAGGCTTCCTGAAGGCCCTGATCGCCGCGGCAGTCGACACCTACCCGCACATTCCGGTGGTGATGCACCAGGACCACGGCCAGTCGCCGAAGGTGTGTGAAGGCGCCATCAACATGGGCTTTTCCAGCGTGATGATGGACGGCTCGCTGCAAGAAGACGGCAAGACCATTGCCGACTACGAATACAACCTCGACGTGACCCGTCGCGTCGTGGAAATGGCGCACGCCCGCGGCATTACCGTCGAAGGCGAACTGGGTTCGCTGGGTTCGCTCGAAACCATGATGGGCGACAAGGAAGACGGCCACGGCTTCGAAGGCACCCTGACCCGCGAACAGCTGCTGACCGACCCGGAACAAGCCGCCGACTTTGCCAAGCGCACCCAGATCGACGCGCTGGCCATCGCCATCGGCACCAGCCACGGCGCGTACAAGTTCTCGCGCAAGCCCACGGGCGACATCCTGGCGATCGACCGCATCAAGGAAATCCATCGCCGCCTGCCCAGCACCCACCTGGTCATGCACGGCAGCTCCAGTGTTCCGCAGGACCAGCTCGCGATCATTCGCGAATTCGGCGGCAACATGAAGGAAACGTATGGCGTGCCGGTCGAAGAGATCCAGGAAGCCATCAAGCACGGCGTGCGCAAGATCAACATCGACACCGACATCCGTCTGGCCATGACCGCCGCGATCCGGAAGTTCTTTGCCGAGAACCCCGAAAAGTTCGACCCGCGCGAATACCTGAAGCCTGCCCGCGAAGCCGCGAAAAAGATCTGCCTGCAGCGCTACCAGGAATTCGGCACCGCCGGCAACGCCAGCAAGATCAAGGCCGTGCCGCTGTCGGAAATCGCAACCATGTACGCAACGGGTAAACTCCAGCAAGTCGTCGCGTAA
- a CDS encoding phosphoribosylaminoimidazolesuccinocarboxamide synthase, with product MSAPLYQSTIQSLPLLARGKVRDMYAVGDDKLLIVTTDRLSAFDVILDDPIPGKGEVLNSLTDFWFDRLGTIIPNHLTGIAPETVVTELEREQVTGRAVVVKRLKPVLVEAVVRGYLIGSGWNDYQATGSVCGITLPAGLQQADKLPSPIFTPAAKAELGAHDENVDFEHVVREVGPQLAEQIREVSLRIYQVAADYAAQRGIIIADTKFEFGLDENNQLHLMDEVLTPDSSRFWPADSYAPGMSPPSFDKQFVRDWLETQDWGKTAPAPRLPADVLQKTSDKYKEARARLVA from the coding sequence ATGTCCGCACCGCTTTATCAGTCCACCATTCAATCCCTGCCGTTGCTCGCGCGCGGCAAAGTGCGCGACATGTACGCGGTCGGCGACGACAAGTTGCTGATCGTGACGACCGACCGCCTGTCCGCGTTCGATGTGATCCTGGATGACCCGATCCCGGGCAAGGGCGAAGTGCTCAATTCGCTCACGGACTTCTGGTTCGATCGCCTCGGGACCATCATCCCCAACCACCTGACCGGCATTGCGCCCGAAACGGTGGTGACGGAACTGGAACGCGAACAGGTCACGGGCCGCGCCGTGGTGGTGAAGCGGCTCAAGCCGGTGCTGGTGGAAGCCGTGGTGCGGGGCTACCTGATCGGTTCGGGATGGAATGATTACCAGGCAACGGGTTCGGTCTGCGGCATCACGCTGCCGGCTGGCCTGCAGCAAGCCGACAAGCTGCCGTCGCCGATCTTTACGCCGGCGGCCAAGGCCGAACTGGGTGCGCACGATGAAAACGTAGATTTCGAGCACGTGGTGCGCGAAGTGGGCCCGCAACTGGCCGAGCAGATCCGTGAAGTGTCCTTGCGGATCTACCAGGTCGCGGCCGACTACGCCGCCCAGCGCGGCATCATCATCGCCGACACCAAGTTCGAATTCGGCCTGGACGAAAACAACCAGCTGCACCTGATGGACGAAGTGCTGACCCCGGACTCGTCGCGTTTCTGGCCTGCCGATTCGTACGCGCCGGGCATGAGCCCGCCGTCGTTCGACAAGCAGTTCGTGCGTGACTGGCTCGAGACGCAGGACTGGGGCAAGACCGCCCCGGCCCCGCGCCTGCCGGCCGATGTGCTGCAAAAGACATCGGACAAGTACAAGGAAGCCCGTGCGAGGTTGGTAGCTTGA
- a CDS encoding NAD(P)H-dependent flavin oxidoreductase, with translation MSASRPFLARLGLSLPIIQAPMAGVSTPQLAAAVSNAGGLGSLGIGASTVDQAREAIQATRALTKRPFNVNVFCHAPAQRDTEREAAWLSHLAPLFAEAGIPAPAQLNEIYPSFLGDDAAFDMLVSTRPAVVSFHFGLPSADQIQALRKAGIVTMATATNLDEAWQVEQAGIDAIVAQGIEAGGHRGMFDPSAVDEALPTWVLVRLILRETRLPVVAAGGIMDGRGIKAALDLGAAAAQLGTAFVLCPESAANAAYRANLSGDRAYSTRLTSVLSGRPARGMVNRYIEFGEAAGSPPPADYPLAYDAAKQINGAAGKQDNHEFAAQWAGQGAPLAREMTATDLMKTLADEMKG, from the coding sequence GTGTCCGCTTCCCGTCCTTTCCTGGCCCGCCTGGGCCTGTCCCTTCCCATCATCCAGGCGCCCATGGCCGGGGTGTCGACACCGCAGCTTGCCGCCGCCGTGTCCAATGCGGGCGGGCTGGGCTCGCTGGGCATCGGCGCCAGCACGGTAGACCAGGCCCGCGAGGCCATCCAGGCCACCCGCGCGCTGACCAAACGCCCGTTCAACGTCAACGTGTTCTGCCACGCGCCCGCGCAGCGCGACACCGAACGCGAAGCGGCCTGGCTGTCGCACCTGGCCCCGCTGTTCGCCGAGGCCGGCATTCCAGCGCCCGCTCAGCTGAACGAAATCTACCCAAGCTTTCTGGGCGACGACGCCGCGTTCGACATGCTGGTGTCCACCCGCCCGGCCGTGGTCAGCTTCCACTTCGGCCTGCCATCGGCTGACCAGATCCAGGCGCTGCGCAAGGCCGGCATCGTGACCATGGCCACCGCCACCAACCTGGATGAGGCCTGGCAGGTCGAACAGGCCGGCATCGACGCCATCGTGGCGCAGGGCATCGAAGCGGGCGGCCATCGCGGCATGTTTGATCCGTCGGCGGTGGACGAAGCCTTGCCCACCTGGGTGCTAGTGCGCCTGATCTTGCGCGAAACGCGTCTGCCCGTGGTTGCCGCTGGCGGCATCATGGATGGCCGAGGCATCAAGGCCGCGCTGGACCTGGGCGCGGCGGCAGCGCAACTGGGTACCGCCTTCGTGCTGTGCCCGGAATCGGCAGCCAATGCCGCCTACCGCGCCAACCTGAGCGGCGACCGCGCCTATTCCACGCGCCTGACTTCGGTGCTGTCGGGCCGTCCGGCGCGGGGCATGGTCAACCGCTACATCGAATTCGGTGAAGCCGCCGGCAGCCCGCCCCCGGCCGACTACCCGCTGGCCTACGACGCGGCCAAGCAGATCAACGGCGCCGCCGGCAAGCAGGACAACCACGAATTTGCAGCGCAGTGGGCCGGCCAAGGCGCCCCGCTGGCCCGCGAGATGACCGCCACGGACCTGATGAAGACGCTGGCGGATGAAATGAAGGGCTGA
- the trxA gene encoding thioredoxin translates to MDVTLANFEREVIHASREVLVLVDFWAPWCGPCRTLTPTLEKLERDYAGRFKLVKVNVDENPELAAHFQARSIPLVVAIVNERPVDKFTGAQPEGQIRAFIDRFLPLPHEEEHQQALAAAQAGDMETAEKHLRAALVLDATYDEARFDYVEVLIATGRPEDAKAQFALLTPKAKADPRYEPMETALNAVDQAQDLPDEDEIIKRIEANPNDLQARLELANKRIARRAWGPAMDELLEIVARDRTFQEEIGRKTLIAVFGMASAQPELVSQYRRKLSTLLF, encoded by the coding sequence ATGGATGTCACACTCGCCAATTTCGAACGTGAAGTCATACACGCGTCGCGGGAGGTCCTTGTCCTGGTGGACTTCTGGGCGCCGTGGTGTGGGCCCTGCCGCACATTGACCCCCACGCTGGAAAAGCTCGAGCGCGACTACGCCGGCCGCTTCAAGCTGGTCAAGGTCAACGTGGACGAAAACCCCGAGCTGGCCGCCCATTTCCAGGCCCGCAGCATTCCGCTGGTCGTCGCCATCGTCAACGAACGCCCGGTCGACAAGTTCACCGGCGCGCAGCCCGAAGGCCAGATCCGCGCCTTCATCGACCGCTTCCTGCCGCTGCCGCATGAAGAAGAACACCAGCAGGCGCTGGCCGCCGCCCAGGCCGGCGACATGGAAACGGCGGAAAAGCACCTGCGCGCGGCGCTGGTGCTGGACGCCACCTACGACGAAGCCCGCTTCGATTATGTCGAGGTGCTGATCGCCACCGGCCGCCCGGAAGACGCCAAGGCGCAATTCGCGCTGCTGACGCCCAAGGCCAAGGCCGATCCGCGCTACGAGCCGATGGAAACCGCGCTGAACGCCGTCGATCAGGCGCAGGACCTGCCGGACGAAGATGAGATCATCAAGCGGATCGAGGCCAATCCCAATGATCTGCAGGCCCGCCTGGAACTGGCCAACAAGCGCATTGCCCGCCGCGCCTGGGGCCCGGCCATGGATGAACTGCTGGAAATCGTGGCCCGCGACCGGACCTTCCAGGAAGAAATCGGCCGCAAGACGTTGATCGCGGTCTTCGGCATGGCATCGGCCCAGCCAGAACTGGTTTCACAATACCGCCGCAAGCTGTCCACCTTGCTGTTCTAG
- the purE gene encoding 5-(carboxyamino)imidazole ribonucleotide mutase, with protein sequence MSSHAPTSPSSLAPVTVGIVMGSSSDWEVMQHAVTILTEFGIPFEARVVSAHRMPLDMVEYGAQAPRRGMRAIIAGAGGAAHLPGMVAALTSVPVFGVPVPSRYLRGEDSLLSIVQMPKGVPVATFAIGEAGAANAALHVIANLATTDSDLRARLDAFRARQTEAARAMALPITGLVSGTGTGTGTGTDAGAAKGTQP encoded by the coding sequence ATGTCCAGTCACGCTCCCACTTCTCCTTCATCCCTTGCGCCTGTCACCGTCGGTATCGTGATGGGTTCGTCCAGCGATTGGGAGGTGATGCAGCATGCCGTGACCATCCTGACGGAATTCGGGATCCCGTTCGAGGCGCGCGTCGTGTCCGCCCACCGCATGCCGCTCGACATGGTCGAGTATGGCGCCCAGGCGCCCCGGCGCGGCATGCGCGCGATCATTGCCGGTGCGGGGGGCGCGGCCCACCTGCCGGGCATGGTGGCGGCACTGACATCGGTACCCGTGTTCGGCGTGCCGGTGCCGTCGCGCTACCTGCGGGGTGAAGACTCCTTGCTGTCGATCGTGCAGATGCCCAAGGGCGTGCCGGTGGCCACGTTTGCCATTGGTGAAGCCGGCGCCGCCAACGCGGCGCTGCATGTGATCGCCAACCTGGCCACGACCGACAGCGATTTGCGCGCCCGCCTGGATGCCTTCCGCGCCCGCCAGACCGAAGCCGCCCGCGCCATGGCGCTGCCGATCACCGGGCTGGTGAGTGGTACTGGCACGGGCACTGGCACTGGCACCGACGCCGGCGCCGCAAAAGGAACGCAGCCATGA